A genomic stretch from Anopheles nili chromosome X, idAnoNiliSN_F5_01, whole genome shotgun sequence includes:
- the LOC128729271 gene encoding probable RNA-binding protein 19, with protein sequence MSRIIVKNIPNGFDELKLRNHFSACGIVTDVQLKYTPEGKFRNFGYIGYETEEQANNAIKHFNNSFIRTSKINVATCVALNESKHLKTWSKHCQKPTDSTKKLEETPAPSNIAKTKAPNAKDVLESYKDDPKFQEFIDAHKRAGKSLWDNQFQKSNILPTTAFSDENSDSGNAESDQEQPTVIKKTQETKKSSKTSMIPLFVAKVHNIPASTKRQDLIRFFKSAKPYSVRIPPKLKGFAYVGFKTEIDLNKALLMNKSFLGGKQVKIYNFYSRSEQISEPKGEKHQKLAKWERQKANKSTETICESGKLFFRNLSYSVQEEDIRKIFEKYGPVSEVDVPIDSSTQRLKGFGTVTFLMPEHAVMAYNELNGTFLQGRMFHILPAIVQYEDNIEGSDPESSNYKRKKAHGLRKTAQLTHNWNTLFMGENAVAEAVARKYSTTKEKILLSSEGESSAAVRLALGETELVIEMQNFLQENNISLDAFNSKDVKRSNTIILVKNLDPRCSKEALRNLFSPFGILGRVVLPPSAVTAVVEFLDPSEARKAFKKLAYTMFQSLPLFLEWAPQDTFKIPFQGASVVDVKNPDKQNSNSNVRKDAIDSNNSAFTATDTNSEAFDETTEPEDGTTLFIKNLNFITSEVTIREHFCGIGTIHSVQVVRSRDHSGADRNESRGYGFIQFKKRQVAENALKNLQFTLIDGRQVELARSDRTLKTAHDSLECKKLQTGSKIVVRNIPFQASANEVRDLFKPFGDIKSLRLPNKMAASLDESHRGFCFVEFVREPEAKRAFEALGRSTHLYGRRLVLEWAAPDDGIEELRKRTADHFHHTEGASATAKRSSNHRGLMNANEFVASSASNRKSFNDDEEEFD encoded by the exons GTGGTATAGTTACAGACGTACAATTGAAGTACACACCTGAAGGTAAATTTCGTAATTTTGGCTACATTGGATACGAAACAGAGGAGCAAGCTAACAACGCAATCAAACACTTCAATAACAGCTTTATTAGAACTTCAAAAATTAATGTCGCAACTTGCGTTGCACTTAATGAATCCAAACATCTTAAGACTTGGAGCAAACACTGTCAAAAACCAACGGATTCAACCAAAAAACTCGAAGAAACCCCAGCGCCATCAAATATAGCTAAAACAAAGGCACCGAACGCGAAAGACGTACTAGAAAGCTACAAGGATGACCCTAAATTTCAAGAGTTTATTGACGCACATAAACGTGCCGGCAAATCATTATGGGACAATcaatttcaaaaatcaaatatattaCCGACGACCGCATTCAGTGACGAAAATTCAGATAGTGGCAACGCTGAATCCGATCAAGAACAACCAACAGTCATCAAGAAAACACAGGAAACAAAGAAATCATCAAAAACATCAATGATTCCATTATTTGTTGCAAAAGTGCACAATATACCGGCGTCAACCAAACGGCAAGATTTGATACGGTTTTTCAAATCTGCAAAACCCTATTCGGTTCGAATTCCTCCCAAGCTCAAGGGGTTTGCATATGTGGGATTCAAAACAGAAATCGATCTAAACAAAGCTTTGTTGATGAACAAAAGCTTTCTTGGAGGAAAACAAGTAAAAATATATAACTTTTATTCGCGAAGCGAGCAAATTTCTGAACcaaagggagaaaaacatcaaaagtTAGCAAAATGGGAACGTCAAAAAGCGAATAAATCCACAGAAACTATTTGTGAGTCTGGAAAGCTATTTTTCCGGAATCTTAGCTATTCCGTGCAGGAAGAGGATATTCGCAAGATTTTCGAAAAATATGGACCCGTTTCTGAAGTTGATGTACCAATTGATTCCAGCACACAAAGATTGAAG GGATTTGGAACTGTTACATTTCTGATGCCAGAACATGCAGTTATGGCGTACAATGAATTGAACGGCACTTTTCTCCAGGGTCGTATGTTTCACATTCTTCCAGCAATCGTTCAGTATGAAGATAACATTGAAGGTAGTGATCCTGAAAGTAGTAActataaaaggaaaaaagcgcaTGGACTTAGAAAAACAGCACAATTGACTCACAACTGGAATACGCTGTTTATGGGAGAAAACGCTGTCGCTGAAGCGGTTGCGCGGAAATATAGTACGACTAAGGAAAAAATTCTACTCTCATCAGAAGGCGAATCAAGCGCGGCGGTTCGACTAGCACTCGGCGAGACAGAACTTGTCATAGAGATGCAAAATTTTCTACAGGAAAACAACATATCGTTGGACGCATTTAATTCGAAAGACGTGAAACGTTCAAACACGATAATACTAGTAAAAAATCTGGACCCTAGATGCTCTAAAGAAGCATTGCGGAATTTGTTTAGCCCCTTTGGAATATTAGGGCGCGTGGTTCTTCCTCCAAGTGCCGTAACTG CTGTCGTTGAATTCCTCGATCCAAGCGAAGCTAGAAAAGCATTTAAAAAACTTGCATACACCATGTTTCAATCACTACCATTATTTCTGGAGTGGGCACCGCAGGATACATTCAAAATCCCGTTCCAAGGTGCATCTGTAGTAGATGTAAAGAATCCTGACAAACAAAACTCTAACAGTAACGTTAGAAAAGATGCAATAGATAGCAACAATTCAGCATTCACAGCAACTGACACGAATAGCGAGGCTTTTGACGAAACCACAGAACCAGAGGATGGTACAACGTTGTTCATCAAAAATCTGAATTTCATTACGAGCGAAGTTACCATTAGGGAACACTTCTGCGGTATCGGTACCATCCATTCCGTACAAGTGGTACGTAGTCGGGATCATTCAGGAGCAGACCGCAACGAAAGCCGAGGATATGGTTTCATTCAGTTTAAGAAGCGTCAAGTAGCAGAAAATGCGCTTAAAAATCTTCAATTCACCCTAATTGACGGACGCCAAGTCGAGCTTGCCCGAAGCGACCGCACGCTTAAAACGGCACATGATAGCTTGGAGTgtaaaaaattgcaaacaggTAGCAAGATCGTAGTGCGAAATATACCCTTCCAGGCAAGTGCAAATGAAGTGCGGGATCTGTTCAA ACCCTTTGGTGACATTAAATCTCTTCGCCTACCAAACAAGATGGCAGCAAGCTTGGACGAGAGTCATCGAGGTTTTTGCTTTGTCGAGTTTGTGAGAGAACCAGAAGCCAAGCGAGCATTCGAAGCTCTTGGTCGTAGTACCCATCTGTATGGTCGACGGCTTGTGCTAGAATGGGCTGCTCCAGACGACGGAATAGAGGAGTTGCGTAAACGAACCGCGGACCATTTTCACCATACCGAAGGTGCATCCGCCACTGCTAAGCGAAGTTCCAATCACAGAGGTTTGATGAATGCCAACGAGTTCGTTGCTTCAAGTGCTTCGAATCGGAAATCATTCAATGACGACGAAGAAGAGTTTGACTAA